In one window of Bizionia sp. M204 DNA:
- a CDS encoding adenylosuccinate synthetase: MLNILSLRFQIPTQSQNPGDSGTIDLSQPFDLIVYIILPIFFIIIYFLWKRMKKQDKNKQ, translated from the coding sequence ATGCTAAATATATTGTCATTACGTTTTCAAATTCCCACACAATCTCAAAACCCAGGAGACAGTGGTACTATTGATTTATCACAACCCTTTGATTTAATTGTGTATATCATCTTACCTATCTTTTTCATAATCATTTACTTTTTATGGAAACGGATGAAAAAACAGGATAAGAATAAACAATAA
- a CDS encoding redoxin domain-containing protein — translation MIKPREKTPDLHISLVNNTTWKLSEQAPENFTMILFYRGKHCPVCKSQLEELQKKESKFTDRGVNFIAISSDTQEVAKETYNDWDIADIPLGYGLPIEEARKWGLFISKGIKKEPEHFTEPGIFIITPDQTLYWVSIQSMPFGRPSFNDILGGIDYILKEGYPARGEA, via the coding sequence ATGATAAAACCAAGAGAAAAAACACCGGATTTGCATATTAGTTTAGTCAACAATACCACATGGAAATTAAGCGAGCAAGCGCCAGAAAATTTCACCATGATACTATTTTATAGAGGGAAACACTGCCCAGTGTGCAAATCCCAATTGGAAGAACTTCAAAAAAAAGAGAGTAAATTTACCGACCGAGGTGTAAACTTCATAGCCATTAGTTCAGACACACAAGAAGTTGCCAAAGAAACCTATAACGATTGGGATATAGCCGACATACCATTGGGTTATGGACTTCCTATAGAGGAAGCAAGAAAATGGGGATTATTTATATCAAAAGGTATTAAAAAAGAACCTGAACACTTTACAGAACCGGGTATTTTTATAATAACACCGGATCAAACTTTATATTGGGTGTCCATCCAATCCATGCCGTTTGGCAGACCAAGTTTTAACGACATATTAGGCGGAATAGACTATATTTTAAAAGAAGGCTACCCAGCCAGAGGAGAAGCTTAA
- a CDS encoding LytTR family DNA-binding domain-containing protein, producing the protein MLKYIIIDDEPLAHEIIEEFCSMLPHLQLEKHCYNAMEAMQFLNENTVDFMFLDINMPKLKGLDFLKTLTNPPKTIITTAYKEHAIEGFELNVVDYILKPFSFDRLVTAVNKVSNTIQTPKLVREDVSISETSPKQFFVKGDKKQHQIAIDNLLYIEAYGNYTKLFLEDDMIVSHEKISYYETLLEASNFLRVHKSFLVSIGKIKFIEGNRIVINDHKIPIGQTYKNQINKLYGS; encoded by the coding sequence ATGCTTAAATACATAATTATAGATGATGAGCCTTTAGCGCATGAAATTATTGAAGAATTTTGTAGTATGCTACCACATTTACAATTGGAAAAGCATTGTTATAATGCCATGGAAGCCATGCAGTTTTTAAACGAAAACACTGTGGATTTTATGTTTTTGGATATTAATATGCCAAAACTTAAAGGCCTCGATTTTTTAAAAACGCTTACAAATCCTCCCAAAACCATTATTACCACAGCTTATAAGGAACATGCCATTGAAGGGTTTGAGTTAAACGTTGTAGATTATATTTTAAAGCCGTTTAGCTTTGATCGATTGGTGACAGCTGTAAATAAAGTATCAAATACTATTCAAACCCCAAAATTGGTACGTGAAGACGTTTCAATTTCTGAAACCAGCCCTAAACAATTCTTTGTAAAAGGTGACAAAAAGCAGCACCAAATAGCTATAGACAACTTGTTGTACATTGAAGCTTATGGCAACTACACCAAACTGTTTTTAGAAGATGACATGATTGTAAGCCATGAGAAAATATCGTATTATGAAACCTTGCTAGAGGCTTCCAACTTTTTAAGGGTTCATAAATCGTTTTTGGTTTCCATTGGCAAAATTAAGTTTATTGAAGGCAATCGTATTGTAATCAACGACCATAAAATACCCATTGGTCAAACCTACAAAAACCAGATTAACAAACTATATGGCAGTTAA
- a CDS encoding sensor histidine kinase has translation MFQFIKKYKAFLIGLLLIVPIFYMLDYIGFLLLPENQTLEIVFYAIFWGIILALPFHYYTYLKEKKKTVFRVLGLVALFFIALVIDSSMKVPDNPITFSLLIGFWIGLAYVLIPTFIKKYWTLIAFIYTPLFLYFLYLRLFSGDLETYLKIKEELPFFIFFLPIPVLFLVWVFEQWKWIQNLKAEKSKTELSLLRSQINPHFFFNTLNNLYALTIKNSKQAPDVILKLSDMMRYTIYEGEKETVKLGDEIEYLKNYMELHKIRYKKSVDLSFKHDVNPDLQIAPLLFIILLENAFKHGVETLSENAFIHIHLYEDDNAIYFNIENNFDSKEMSQTKGIGLANLKRRLSLLYPKKHELNNYIEGAIYKSTLKISKHA, from the coding sequence ATGTTTCAGTTTATAAAAAAATACAAAGCCTTTCTTATTGGGTTGTTGCTTATAGTTCCCATATTTTATATGTTGGATTATATTGGGTTCCTTCTTCTGCCAGAAAACCAAACCCTTGAGATTGTTTTTTATGCCATATTTTGGGGTATTATCCTGGCTTTGCCCTTTCATTATTATACCTACCTTAAGGAAAAAAAGAAAACGGTTTTTAGGGTTTTAGGTTTAGTAGCACTCTTTTTTATTGCGCTAGTAATAGATAGTTCCATGAAGGTTCCAGATAACCCCATAACCTTTAGCTTATTAATAGGATTCTGGATTGGTCTTGCCTATGTTTTAATCCCGACATTCATTAAAAAATACTGGACATTAATAGCCTTTATTTACACGCCGTTATTTTTGTATTTTTTGTATTTGAGATTGTTTTCTGGCGATTTGGAAACCTATTTGAAAATTAAAGAAGAGCTTCCGTTTTTTATCTTCTTTTTACCCATACCTGTGTTGTTCTTGGTTTGGGTTTTTGAACAATGGAAATGGATTCAAAACTTAAAAGCAGAAAAATCCAAAACAGAATTGTCCTTATTGCGCAGTCAGATAAATCCCCATTTTTTCTTTAACACCTTGAATAACCTGTATGCTTTAACCATTAAAAACTCCAAACAAGCACCAGATGTTATCTTGAAATTATCTGATATGATGCGTTATACCATTTACGAAGGTGAAAAAGAAACCGTAAAACTGGGTGATGAAATTGAATACCTTAAAAACTATATGGAGCTGCATAAAATTCGGTATAAAAAATCTGTGGACCTGTCCTTTAAGCATGATGTCAATCCCGATTTGCAAATAGCTCCTTTACTATTCATCATTCTATTGGAAAACGCCTTTAAACATGGTGTTGAAACGCTTTCAGAAAATGCATTCATTCATATACACCTGTATGAAGATGATAACGCTATCTATTTTAACATTGAAAATAATTTCGATTCCAAAGAGATGAGTCAGACTAAAGGCATTGGGCTTGCCAACCTAAAACGCAGATTATCCTTACTTTACCCCAAAAAGCACGAACTCAATAATTATATTGAAGGTGCTATCTATAAATCCACTTTAAAAATTTCCAAACATGCTTAA
- a CDS encoding ABC transporter ATP-binding protein, protein MNTLQINNLTKTYPNGVKALNGITLEITNGMFGLLGSNGAGKSSLMRTIASLQEPSSGSVLFNNIDVVKHPHEIRKQLGYLPQEFGVYLKISAEKLLNHLAVLKGIINHKERNAQVTALLQQVNLYQHRKKAVHTFSGGMRQRFGIAQALLANPQLIIVDEPTAGLDPEESNRFLNLLSEIGENVIVILSTHIVEDVKNLCPKMAILADGEIISQGNPTDLVKHIEGKIWTKIIPKKDVDSYQKTFDVISIKLVSGETQIRVWSEQQPEIGFEPIVPNLEDYYFATLYNHNNLKG, encoded by the coding sequence ATGAATACCTTACAAATTAATAATCTTACCAAGACCTATCCCAATGGTGTCAAAGCTTTAAATGGAATTACTTTGGAAATAACCAATGGCATGTTTGGTTTGTTGGGTTCCAATGGCGCAGGAAAATCATCACTCATGCGCACCATTGCTTCTTTACAGGAACCATCTTCAGGAAGTGTTTTATTTAACAATATAGATGTGGTTAAACACCCTCATGAGATAAGAAAGCAGCTTGGATATTTGCCTCAAGAGTTTGGGGTGTATCTAAAAATATCTGCTGAAAAATTATTGAACCATTTGGCGGTTTTAAAAGGCATCATCAATCATAAAGAACGAAACGCACAAGTCACGGCACTTTTGCAACAAGTGAATTTATACCAACACAGAAAGAAAGCTGTCCATACATTTTCCGGTGGTATGCGCCAACGTTTTGGTATCGCACAAGCCTTATTGGCCAATCCACAATTGATTATTGTGGATGAACCCACAGCTGGACTGGATCCAGAAGAAAGCAATCGCTTTTTAAACCTATTGAGTGAAATAGGCGAAAACGTTATTGTTATTCTTTCCACACATATTGTAGAAGATGTAAAAAACCTTTGTCCTAAAATGGCCATACTTGCTGATGGTGAAATTATATCGCAAGGAAATCCTACGGATTTGGTTAAACATATTGAAGGCAAGATCTGGACCAAAATAATTCCTAAAAAAGACGTTGACAGCTACCAAAAAACGTTTGATGTAATCTCAATAAAACTAGTTTCTGGAGAAACACAAATCCGTGTATGGTCTGAACAGCAACCAGAAATTGGGTTTGAGCCTATCGTACCAAATCTAGAAGATTATTATTTCGCCACATTGTATAATCACAACAATTTAAAAGGCTAA
- a CDS encoding M1 family aminopeptidase, with product MFKKILQFEAFYQLKQRAFPIFALLFLALGVFVGRQGHAPTGIHFNAPFQVYFYTSLFTLGSVFIIMFFAVSAMLRDKQHQMEPLIYSSSIKKSHYFWSRFLGTFMFSVLAFAPFLLGYCLGLHLSNLDAERIADFNWLTYVQPFLYMVIPNIFICSSIIFSVCTLTKNSTATYVSAVFVYTLYFVSSIFLNSPLLAQAVPASPESMAMAAVADPFGIAAFFEQTQYWTPFQKNTQLLSFSGLFLLNRLVWMLVALIVLWATYQLFSFRKLTKKVKKEPSIKNEEQRPVAYKTVKTYYNFKGQSLAFLSLLKMELKHVFRSLPFIAVLIMWLCIVFSELYATVVSGGEYGVPIYPFTNQLINLIVDPLSIFSLIVIIFYSSEIVWRERSLSFNSIIDTTPAKNGVFFLSKFAALLLLPIILITLGILMCLTFQISLGYSNFEFGLYASLYYHYGLQLMVFCMIALFVNSLVTNKYLGMGIFGLMVLLSFKSNLIGLEHPLTSIGYLPRLQSNNMDGFNAVSSLFNHLAVYCFALGLLLVIISFKIWHRGVVATFSLKWKQLKQDWSKLQKLAFACFTLVFMGSGSLVFYNTNIVNDYVTQSEQLDFRENYERQYKKYDSLESLVRTAVKTEVAIYPKERRYTVNAHYMLKNKSEAPVAELFITERIPLENIRLKNANLVFHDSVYQTYLFKFNKPLQPNDSVALSYHLKHELKGYDTDVSIVNNGTYINRFSNFEPVLGYTSGLEITNHIERKKRNLPEREAENNSDAHMVMEDIKFEKVTFETIMSTDRDQTAISSGQLLNQWTENGRNYFHYKSKDKIMPAIGYFSANYKTKQVVHNGISIEQYYDANHDFNIKDIENSVKETLNYCQEHFGTYNFDYVRIAEVPAHWPFGGFAHPGVISMVEDRLYLKNVSHPETFNLVAKRTIHEVAHQYWGHTLTAKPVAGASLFVEGFAKYTEAVVMEKLFGKSAIYQLNENARSRYFSGRSFANTIEPPVYKVSGQGYISYGKMLTTLLALRDLISEEKLNQVIKTITDRHRNSNKLEANTIEFLNEVYKVTAQEHHVLVDDWFKRVITYNLSLEKGSYRPLENGTYEVSVIVKAKRFQTLDTGEIKQIPINEPIKIGVFNTHQSKIKDDNALLYYQSHTINKEETEIKLIVNQLPKYISIDPFGTRSDENVVDNTFRFE from the coding sequence ATGTTTAAAAAAATACTACAATTCGAAGCTTTTTATCAATTAAAACAACGCGCATTCCCCATATTTGCACTCTTGTTTTTAGCATTGGGCGTGTTTGTTGGCCGCCAAGGTCATGCGCCAACAGGAATTCATTTTAATGCGCCATTTCAAGTGTATTTTTATACCAGTCTTTTTACTTTAGGGAGTGTTTTTATCATAATGTTTTTTGCTGTAAGTGCCATGCTTCGGGACAAACAGCACCAAATGGAGCCTTTAATATATAGCTCATCCATTAAAAAAAGCCATTATTTTTGGAGTCGTTTTTTAGGGACGTTCATGTTTAGTGTTCTGGCTTTTGCACCTTTTCTGTTAGGGTATTGTTTAGGGCTACATTTGTCTAATTTAGATGCGGAACGCATAGCAGATTTTAATTGGTTAACCTATGTACAGCCCTTTCTGTATATGGTAATTCCCAACATCTTTATTTGTTCAAGCATCATCTTTTCTGTGTGTACGCTAACCAAAAACAGTACGGCAACCTATGTGAGTGCAGTGTTTGTTTACACACTCTATTTTGTGAGTTCCATCTTTTTAAATTCACCATTACTGGCACAAGCAGTTCCGGCTTCCCCAGAAAGCATGGCTATGGCTGCTGTAGCAGACCCGTTTGGAATTGCTGCGTTTTTCGAGCAAACACAGTATTGGACACCATTTCAAAAAAACACACAGCTACTGTCTTTTTCAGGCTTGTTTCTTTTAAACAGGCTTGTTTGGATGCTTGTTGCCTTAATAGTGCTTTGGGCTACCTATCAATTGTTTTCATTTAGAAAGCTAACAAAAAAAGTTAAAAAAGAACCTAGCATTAAAAATGAAGAACAACGGCCAGTAGCATATAAAACAGTCAAGACATACTATAATTTTAAGGGACAAAGTTTGGCTTTTTTATCCTTGCTAAAAATGGAATTAAAACATGTTTTTAGAAGCTTGCCATTTATTGCCGTACTCATTATGTGGCTTTGTATTGTTTTTTCGGAGTTATATGCAACGGTTGTTAGTGGTGGTGAATATGGTGTACCCATATATCCGTTTACCAATCAACTTATAAACCTAATTGTGGATCCCTTAAGCATTTTTAGCCTAATAGTAATCATCTTCTATAGTTCAGAAATTGTATGGCGGGAGCGTAGCTTAAGTTTTAATAGTATTATTGATACCACTCCAGCAAAAAATGGAGTGTTCTTTCTTTCAAAGTTTGCTGCCTTATTACTGTTACCTATTATCTTAATAACATTAGGGATTTTAATGTGTCTGACATTCCAAATCAGTTTGGGTTATTCAAATTTCGAATTCGGTTTATATGCTTCCCTCTATTATCATTACGGCCTTCAGCTAATGGTATTTTGTATGATAGCCTTGTTTGTCAATAGCTTGGTTACAAATAAATACCTGGGCATGGGTATCTTCGGACTCATGGTGCTTTTAAGTTTTAAATCCAACCTAATAGGGCTGGAGCATCCATTAACAAGCATAGGGTATCTGCCAAGGTTACAATCCAATAACATGGATGGTTTCAATGCCGTTTCCAGCTTATTCAATCATCTCGCTGTATATTGCTTCGCTTTGGGATTGCTCTTGGTCATCATTTCTTTTAAAATATGGCATAGAGGCGTAGTGGCTACGTTTTCCCTAAAATGGAAACAGTTAAAACAGGATTGGTCCAAACTGCAAAAATTGGCTTTTGCATGTTTTACACTAGTATTTATGGGCTCTGGGAGTTTGGTGTTTTATAATACAAATATCGTGAATGATTATGTAACGCAAAGCGAACAATTGGATTTCCGTGAGAACTATGAACGACAATATAAAAAATATGATAGCTTGGAAAGCTTGGTTCGTACAGCTGTAAAAACAGAGGTTGCCATCTATCCAAAAGAACGACGCTATACGGTTAACGCGCATTACATGCTGAAAAACAAAAGTGAGGCACCTGTAGCAGAATTATTCATTACAGAACGAATCCCGTTAGAAAACATTCGTTTGAAAAATGCCAATCTGGTGTTTCATGATAGCGTTTACCAAACCTATTTGTTTAAGTTCAACAAACCATTGCAACCTAACGATTCGGTAGCACTTTCGTATCATCTGAAACATGAATTAAAAGGGTATGACACAGATGTTTCCATTGTAAACAATGGGACGTATATCAATCGTTTTAGCAATTTCGAACCTGTTTTGGGCTATACTTCCGGATTAGAAATCACGAATCATATAGAACGCAAAAAACGAAATTTACCAGAACGTGAAGCAGAAAACAATTCAGATGCACACATGGTTATGGAAGACATCAAATTTGAAAAAGTAACTTTCGAAACCATCATGTCAACCGATAGAGACCAAACCGCCATAAGTTCGGGACAGTTACTAAACCAATGGACTGAAAATGGCAGGAATTATTTTCACTACAAATCAAAAGATAAAATCATGCCAGCCATAGGATATTTTTCAGCAAACTATAAAACAAAACAAGTAGTGCACAACGGCATTTCCATAGAACAGTATTACGATGCTAATCATGATTTTAACATCAAAGACATTGAAAACAGTGTCAAAGAAACATTAAACTATTGTCAGGAACATTTTGGAACCTACAATTTTGATTATGTTAGAATTGCAGAAGTACCTGCACATTGGCCCTTTGGAGGCTTTGCGCATCCAGGTGTTATCAGCATGGTGGAGGATAGGCTGTATTTAAAAAATGTCAGCCATCCAGAAACCTTCAACTTGGTGGCAAAACGAACCATTCATGAAGTAGCCCATCAATATTGGGGGCACACCTTAACGGCAAAACCAGTGGCAGGCGCTTCTTTGTTTGTCGAAGGATTTGCCAAATATACAGAAGCTGTTGTTATGGAAAAACTGTTTGGCAAAAGCGCCATTTATCAATTAAATGAAAATGCCAGAAGCAGGTACTTTTCAGGGCGTTCGTTTGCAAACACTATAGAACCACCTGTCTACAAAGTATCAGGACAAGGTTATATTTCTTACGGAAAAATGTTAACCACATTGCTGGCCTTAAGGGATTTAATAAGCGAAGAAAAGCTGAATCAAGTTATAAAAACCATAACAGACAGACACAGAAATAGCAATAAATTGGAAGCCAATACCATTGAGTTTTTAAACGAGGTTTACAAAGTCACAGCCCAAGAACACCATGTGTTGGTTGATGATTGGTTTAAACGCGTCATTACCTACAATTTAAGTTTGGAGAAAGGGTCTTACCGTCCATTGGAAAATGGAACCTATGAAGTTTCGGTAATTGTTAAAGCAAAGCGTTTTCAAACTTTGGATACAGGGGAAATTAAACAAATTCCTATTAATGAGCCTATTAAAATAGGGGTTTTTAATACGCATCAATCCAAAATAAAGGATGATAATGCACTGCTGTACTATCAATCGCATACCATCAATAAAGAAGAAACAGAAATAAAACTAATTGTTAACCAATTACCTAAATACATCTCTATAGATCCTTTTGGAACACGTTCGGATGAGAATGTTGTAGATAATACTTTTAGGTTTGAATAG